The window TGGAGGTGGCTGCACCTCCACTGAGGTTGCACTTTCTGCCTTACAGTACACAACTTACAGACTCTGCAACGATCCAGAAGggttttattcttttgttttcaatgaCATCATGGGCCTTGAAGGGTTGAGTAACAATGGCGTTCACAAAGATGATGTCAAACTGGCCCTGAGGGGACATGTGAAAGAAAGTTATGAGGTACAATCCAGGGCACCTTTAAGTTCTTTGTTTGTCTACTATTTTggattaaacacatttttatgtaaaaacatgctgcattgttaataaataaaaaacaaaacaaaacatttatttgactgTATTTCGCTTTCTTCCAGTTCCTTCCTGCACACCCATTGACGGAGAGTGATCTAGGTTACGACCCCTGTCCCACCCTGAATGAGAAAGTTCACGTTCTGGTTTCTGTCGTTCCTGCTGACACACTGTCTATTTTAAGTGATGAAATAAAGAACAAGATGAAAGACATCAGACGAACAGCCAGTGACATGGGTAAGAGCAAAAATCACAGTGGTTATACTCTGTGTGTATTACATTGGGTTTTATGAATCAGAATaccagcaaaaaaaacaaaaacaaaaaacaaaaaagctttAAATACTGACTAGGCTTCTGTATTGGCAGGGATCCCTCAACTGGCTATTATCACCAAAGTTGATAAAGCCTGTCGTAAGGCACGACAAGACGTAAAAAATGTCTATAGGAGCAAGTACCTGAAGGAACTGGTAAGtggcgatttttttttttaaagcattgtTGGATTTATATGTCTGATCTACTAAAATGCTGTTATTTTAAACCTTAGGTTGATAAATTCAGCGTGGAGCTGGGCATTCCTGTGAACTGCATCTTTCTTGTGAAGAACTACGAGtcagaaatcaaaacaaatggtGACACTGATGCGCTGATACTGTGCGCACTGAGACAAATGATAGACTTTGGGGAAGACTTCCTCCGCAACCTGTAGACCTGCACGCTCCTCAGGCAAATCTTTCCTGATTAGTCGTTTTTATTATTGGATAATTCACAGTGTTCATTGTTTCGTGCGAtccttcactccttccttccttgcAATATTAAATAAGGCATtgtgaaataaataatcatATAGATTAATACACAGCATGTATTATTGTACAGCCATGAAATTGCAACTCCTCTCATCACGAATCAGTTTTACTGAGTTATTTTTATAAGAATTTCTGCTATTCTTTGTTTATAGTcatattttttaagaacattattttgtcatccttattcttctttatggtatatattttatgttattttatgtttacGTGTatgtttctcctcctgctgcaacaaaagaatctCCCAATTCGGATCAGTaaagtaaagtctaagtctgagtctaagtctaagtcagTCCAGACAGCACGGCGAAGCTGGGTCTGTGATAAAATCATTTAATCTCTGACTGCATCTCTGACACAGACAAACCTGTCATGCTTCAACGTGGTTACAAATATAGAATTTAGTGTGGCTCGAGTTTGGCATACACGTTCATTCATTTTATGATCAAAATATTTTGGATGACTGAATGCAGCtcttcactcattcattcattgaattTGTATTCTGTTGTCATTTGGGGCCTCGGAAATCACAGTAATAATGTGATAGAAATTTGATTGTAGAAGTATAAAATGCTAGATTTGGGAAAAATGAAGTGTGCCTGCTGCAAATTCACAggttaaacatttaaaattacTGAAATACTGAAACATTCAGTCTTCCCATGCTTCTGGTGTTAGGCAATAACTGATATAGATAAATGTAGTGACACATTCTTCAATTGTTTTGAAGTTATTTCCTTAATGCACGACTCATATAGACCATCAACATGAGCACTTTCAGCTTTTACTGAACAACGGCAGACCATACGATTGGGATGAGTGATGTGTTAAGTGTGTGGTGCCTCTGGTTAATGGTAACTATTTTTAAAACCAAAGTTACACAACTGCACACTTTTTCGAGGCTGCTGCTTGTTATGTAATTTCTTGCTTGTTGTCAGTAACATAGCGGTTTAATTTCACGGGTGTCAAAGCAGAAGCCACAAAATATGTGCACAATATGCAAAATTGCTTTAAACAACAAgcttttttccaaaatgtaatCAGTCTTTTTTATTGAACAgctgcaaagagagagagagagatctgcaGTTTGTGAGGAGTTATCAGCCTCATAATGATGAGCAACAAAGTACAATTGCTGAATTCATTGAACTTTCTTTGATTTACTCCAGTAATACAATCCAGCTTGTGATCTGTTTTGAATGAGCACTGTGACTCactgaaacatgcagaaatatATAGAACTATTTACATGCTAAAGTCATTCTTTGATGTAATTTTCACATGCACCCTaaccctgcagagctgcagaggctaATTTTACTTTATCACAACATGAAAAATGGGGAATGTGCAtggtaaaggaaaaaaaaaaggcacttcTGGGCAAGCATTTAGTATCTACTACCATTTATCTTATAACTTGTTCTGTGTGTAGTAGTAGTATGGTAATTTCTGGTATTCTAGTGTACTAGTAAGCATGAATATGTTCATTAAGCTAAATGCTttatatttttgctgtttttgactTCTGCTTACATATATGTAcccgttgttttgtttttcgaCCTGCTACATATTGAATCATTATGCGACAGTACTGCTGTTGAGGTCAAAccacaataaaaataaataaataaatataatgacATTTATCATTTGTTTCCTCTTATTTAATTCCGTCTAGTCCCCAAACTCCGAACTAAAACTGAGGCTGAAGCCCCCGAAGAAACCCCTTGTAGTGACTTATGAACAATTAACATTATTGTAGGGGGCCATCAGGGGGCGTGGTACAGTACAATTAGACCTGTTTGTCAATGAAAGTGCAATGTATCATACAGCTATATTAGGCTTCAGGGTAGATCTGCCACTTATGAGTCTGGAATGGTAAAATAATTCAAAGCATTTCCACAGACCAAATGTGAACGCAGACATTTTAATGCTCTCTGGATTTTTCTGCTCCAGAACATAATTCCTGTCGGAGTTATCTGTTGTCTTATTACGCTTAAATAATTCAATAAGTACAATGCAGTGTGCAAATAAGCTGACGTTGTTTGCATGATGTGACGTCATCACGTGATCTGGTCAACGACTCAGCTGTTGTGATGGTGCCTTCAAGCACTTTCGGGAAAGTGTCTCACAGGGCCAGCtggatgacaaaaacaaagtggcCAATAACAGAGGAAAGCTCGTAAGGTGAGGGGATGTGCGTGTCATTTTGTGCCAACACATGAATGCACTCCTGAATATGAAACATTAGATAAATATATTCCGTATTTCTGGTGTAGATTCTTTTTCGCCAAAATCTATTTGGCACAGAGCAGCTAACAAACAGCCACCTGGCAAATGCTTTTGTTCCCCAGACTAGACGCATTTGACAGCGTTTGTGAAGTGCTCCCCGATAGATGTTTGcgtgtatgtgtctgtgaatgataaaaatacagtttattacACCGACGTTATTGcgttttttctattttcaattTGTATAATTGATTCTCACAAGCTAAAATATATGTCGGGACTCCGGGGTCTTCCTACTAAGCCGTGTGATTTCTGTCCGTCAGTGAAACTGGGATGTAGAAGCTTTGGGAGTGCACGTGAAGGCAGCATGGGACAAGTgagggaaaaagaggaagaaatccACGTAGCCGCCTATCTTGCATCGTAATGGTCCCAGCCGTGTAATGTCCTCAATGTGTAGGTTTATTTAACGACGTGCTGCTTTCAATAAAGCGGATAGCAGCGTTCATAGTGGCGGGGTAACGCGCAATAACCCACATTGGTCCTGTTTACTGAAAGGGAGAGGACTAAAAATGGAGCTGGAAGACGGAGTTGTGTACCAGGACGACCCGGGGACATCAGCGATGATGTCTGAGCGGGTATCGGGCCTGGCCAACTCCATCTACCGCGAGTTCGAGAGGCTCATCGGCAAATACGACGAGGACGTGGTTAAGGAGCTGATGCCGCTGGTCGTGGCCGTGCTGGAGAACCTGGACTCGGTGTTCGCGGAGAACCAGGAGCACGaagtggagctggagctgctgaaggaggacaACGAGCAGCTCATCACCCAGTACGAGCGGGAGAAAGCGCTGAGGAAACATGCAGAGGAGGTGAGTTGAATGGAGCCGATGGGGGGAAAAAACCACGGCACTGGGATGGTCGCCAGCATCCTTTGGTGGAGGAATGCAGGCTGCCTCAGGTGTTTTGTCCTCCCAGCATCCCTGCGCGGTGAATGAACACGTACACGTGGCCGGGGCAGCATCCCGCCCGTCCTGCCATGGTGCACAGTGGAGATGTAAACAAGGCAGTGTCATGGCTAACGTCAGGCTGAAATGGCCCTCTCTGTGTGcgagctgtgtgtctgctcagtgACATAACACTGTGTCTCTAATCCCAGGCGTCTCTCTGAATGGCAAAACATAACCACCTCTTTATCAAACAAGCAATCAAAAATCTCCCCTGACGCATCAGAGAGTGATTCACGTCTGAAAAAAACCAGCAGGTGACGTGACTCAGCATTTCGGGAGATCACAGTAACAtaagttaaaaaagaaacaggtggagagaggccagcagggagaaggATGATAGATTCACTTGTCACAGGACATACAGGAGGCATGCAAAGTAATACATGTCACCAAACATCCAGCCACATCCAGGCTATACCTCATCATCATATAACTTCTTATAGGGGCCATCACTGCTACCAACACCCTGCATGGCCAGCAGGCCATCGTTTCCACCCCTGTGCAAAGTGTTTCAGCAACATTATCACTCACTCAATCAGATCTGTagatcactgtcactgtcactgtgctTTGAGGGGCGCCGGAGACTCAACTCACTGAAACTCATATTAGTTGCAGAAAGAAATCGCAATAAGAGCCATTTTCACCCCCTGTTTCACTTAACGGCGTGTTTGACATCCAGTGACCTCAGACTCTGGTTTTTAAGTCAGTAGCGTAGGTCCATAAAGTTTGAAAACTtccaaaagacagaaaaaaaggtctaagtagcagcagcaggggcTGAGATGTCTTTGCTTTTAGTCCTTGGTATCGTTCAGGCTTTAAAAACCCTGGATCCTGCATGTCCTCGTCATGCTGCCCGACAGCATTTCGCATTAGACCTTCCATGCCTGTTAAATGCACACCTTTTTCAAACTCCATACCTTCAGTTTATAACACAGTAATAAACCCAAGCTGAGCTAATTCTAGACTCAGACTTCAGAAAGCACCTCCAGAGCCACTGGAGGCATTACAACTGTGCTCCTCATGACGAGTTAACTTTAAAGGAACAAATATGAAATCTAGTCTGCATCTACTGCAAACAAATGGGTAGAAGAAGCTCTTGCTCATTACTTGACTTGGCCAACAAAAGGGAAaccctgatgtgtgtgtgtgtgtgcgtgtgtgtgcgtgtgtgtttagagGTGTGTGTCGGGGATCTTGTGTTTTGGTTGGAGTAATGGTGTAGATGTGTGAGTCTGCTGCCTCCACGCCTCCAGCTTTTTGTATGAAGGGTAATGTGATGTGACTCAGACCCTCTGCCCCAGCTTGCCTCTTTGACTCAGGACAGCAGGGACACTGGTCCAGTGTGCTGTGGACACAGAGACCCCTCCgtacacacagtgacactgaagcAGTGTGACAGGCAGGCTTCCAAACACTCACACTCAGTGACATGACGTGTGTATCCTTCACATGTAAAGTCAAATACAAACGCACATGTTCACATTAAACCAGTGTTTACGGGGTTGTCCTGGGAAAGACTTTGTCCACACCCCTGCGGCGGAGCGAGCTGGGCTACGCTGAGCCTGTTGGAAAGGCCAGGTTTTACTTCCAGGTCATGTGATCCTTTGTCAGAAACTAGCAGAAAGGGAACATCCTCCAGCCTGATTTGCCccttttttttagttttaagtGCTAGTTTCTGGTGTCCCAGGCTGAACAGCTTTCACAtgttttgacttttattttagaCCTTGCGACCCTGTTTCTTCCAACCTCTGATGTAATTTGAAGACAAAATTAAACAGTGCGAATTACTGCTGCTATTGACAAATCATTGATTCTGAGGCATCTCACCAGCTGTGCGGATCATTAAAACCTATTCGCAGCCCTTCTCCAGTTTCTCAGTGGTTACAAAGCTGCATTGtagttatcattattattgtcattattgaCATTATCAATTAATTAGACTTCCAGACTATTTTCTCCAGTGAGTGACTGTTTAGAGTAACGTCAGAAGTTAACTTATCGCGCAGCATAACAGACTGACTGTAACGTGTGTTTGTACAGTCACACTCATGTGTCCAGAGAAGAAAAGGCAGCCACATTATGGCCTTGGCTTGCTCAGCTGGACAGgatgtggaaacacacacgcacacacacgcgcacacacacacacacacacacacacacacacacacacacacacactctcctgctcACTGGTCTGCCTAGGCGGCTGGGAGGAACCAGAATTCCCGGATGAACCAATTAGTCGAGATCCGGTTCCTCTAATCCCaattcagacatgtttttacatCGTCACAGTCTGTGTTGTGGAACGTGGCACATGTGCTCTGTCATGATGTAATATGTGTGTAATAGATTAACATCTTCAAATACCTTGtgttgtctgaccaacagttcagCCAACCATTATCATAGGACACGTGAAAAAATCCTCGGATTATTACTTTAAACAGTATCAAACTATTATTGGCTCGacttgactttgtgtgtgtgtgtgtgtgtgtgtgtatgtgtgtgtgtgtgtgtgtgtgtgtgctcctgagTAGAAGTTCATTGAGTTTGAGGACACTCATGAACAGGATAAGAAGGACCTGCAGAACCACGTGGACAGAATGGAGTCCCACTCCCGACAGCTGGAACTCAAGATCAAGAACTACGCAGACCAGAGTaagcacacgcacaaacacacacacaaacacacgcaaacacacacaaacacacgcaaacacactcaccACTTACATTTACACGCACACATGATCACAAAATGTGGTTATTTATCACCCCTGTCATTCTTCTCATGGTCACTGTTCTCCATTGTGTTATGGAGAAACACACATTAATTGAGAATTCAATTACATGCCAGTGT of the Chaetodon auriga isolate fChaAug3 chromosome 16, fChaAug3.hap1, whole genome shotgun sequence genome contains:
- the LOC143334579 gene encoding interferon-induced protein 44-like isoform X2, whose protein sequence is MSYFTAMGALFSQPWRAMPKDNKENLKYAKSYQPRNNETQHLRILLNGPAGAGKSSFINSVDSVLQGRITGRALTDATSGSSFTRRFLPAHPLTESDLGYDPCPTLNEKVHVLVSVVPADTLSILSDEIKNKMKDIRRTASDMGIPQLAIITKVDKACRKARQDVKNVYRSKYLKELVDKFSVELGIPVNCIFLVKNYESEIKTNGDTDALILCALRQMIDFGEDFLRNL
- the LOC143334579 gene encoding interferon-induced protein 44-like isoform X1, with protein sequence MSYFTAMGALFSQPWRAMPKDNKENLKYAKSYQPRNNETQHLRILLNGPAGAGKSSFINSVDSVLQGRITGRALTDATSGSSFTRRYTTYRLCNDPEGFYSFVFNDIMGLEGLSNNGVHKDDVKLALRGHVKESYEFLPAHPLTESDLGYDPCPTLNEKVHVLVSVVPADTLSILSDEIKNKMKDIRRTASDMGIPQLAIITKVDKACRKARQDVKNVYRSKYLKELVDKFSVELGIPVNCIFLVKNYESEIKTNGDTDALILCALRQMIDFGEDFLRNL